A genomic segment from Rhodospirillum centenum SW encodes:
- a CDS encoding undecaprenyl-phosphate glucose phosphotransferase — translation MTTAAPEKSSHSAVRRPSRWSKRAVQVVFQSSDLTIIIAAALAAVSLRFGQSELPDDYAVLVALGAFAFLFLGPMFRTHRPESMSDPVTAVRRVASSWGLAVLLVIALSFAAKTSGQYSRIWLGSWALLGFVALGSVRLFYRYVLTWLRETGRLCGHSVLVGPTDRIEALLPYLSDRENAVLATVAVAPRGSGDGGDGAAPAAPDLRDAVREIAVLCTRYRIDQVLLAPPLDDDAALEAYVGATRFLPVAVKILPPPGVLRRRSDFGLTDDPAVITVARPPLAEMDRTVKRLFDIVVGSALLVVLSPLLLLLAALIRLDSPGPALFRQRRGGFGKASFTVLKFRTLHVTEDGTGPLQQVTRRDPRVTRMGRFLRASSLDELPQLINVLRGEMSLVGPRPHALVHDTAFSEQVESYMARHRVKPGMTGLAQVTGLRGEVPDVETLQRRIEQDLYYVENWSLALDIKILVLTAIKLAGRDVY, via the coding sequence GTGACGACGGCTGCCCCGGAAAAGAGCTCACATTCTGCTGTCCGGCGCCCCTCCCGCTGGAGCAAGCGGGCCGTTCAGGTGGTTTTCCAGAGTTCTGACCTGACGATCATCATTGCGGCTGCCCTTGCGGCGGTCAGCCTTCGCTTCGGTCAGTCCGAGCTACCGGACGATTATGCCGTCCTGGTTGCCCTCGGGGCCTTTGCCTTTCTTTTCCTCGGCCCCATGTTCCGGACCCACCGGCCGGAGAGCATGAGCGATCCGGTGACCGCCGTGCGGCGCGTCGCCAGCAGCTGGGGGCTGGCCGTCCTGCTGGTGATCGCGCTCAGCTTCGCCGCCAAGACGAGTGGTCAGTATTCACGCATCTGGCTGGGCTCCTGGGCGCTGCTCGGCTTCGTCGCCCTCGGTTCGGTCCGGCTGTTCTACCGCTATGTGCTGACCTGGCTGCGCGAAACCGGGCGGCTCTGCGGCCATTCCGTGCTCGTCGGGCCGACCGACCGGATTGAAGCCCTGCTGCCCTACCTGTCGGACCGGGAGAACGCCGTCCTGGCCACGGTCGCCGTTGCGCCCCGGGGCAGCGGCGATGGCGGGGACGGAGCGGCCCCGGCGGCACCCGATCTGCGCGATGCCGTGCGCGAGATCGCGGTTCTCTGCACCCGCTACCGGATCGACCAGGTCCTGCTGGCTCCGCCGCTGGACGACGACGCGGCCCTTGAAGCCTATGTCGGGGCGACCCGCTTCCTGCCCGTCGCGGTGAAGATCCTGCCGCCGCCCGGGGTGTTGCGGCGGCGCAGCGACTTCGGCCTGACCGACGATCCGGCGGTCATCACGGTCGCGCGACCGCCCCTGGCGGAGATGGACCGGACGGTCAAGCGCCTCTTCGACATCGTGGTGGGGAGCGCTCTGCTGGTGGTGCTGTCCCCCCTGCTGCTGCTGCTGGCGGCGCTGATCCGGCTGGACAGCCCCGGCCCGGCCCTGTTCCGGCAGCGGCGCGGCGGCTTCGGAAAGGCCAGCTTCACCGTGCTGAAGTTCCGGACCCTGCATGTCACGGAGGACGGGACCGGGCCGCTGCAACAGGTGACCCGGCGCGACCCGCGCGTCACCCGGATGGGACGGTTCCTGCGCGCCAGCAGCCTGGATGAACTGCCGCAGCTCATCAACGTGCTGCGGGGAGAGATGTCGCTGGTCGGTCCGCGGCCGCACGCGCTGGTGCACGACACCGCATTCAGCGAGCAGGTCGAGAGCTACATGGCGCGCCACCGGGTCAAGCCGGGCATGACGGGGCTGGCCCAGGTGACCGGCCTGCGCGGCGAGGTCCCGGATGTCGAGACACTGCAGCGCCGCATCGAGCAGGATCTGTACTATGTCGAGAACTGGTCGCTGGCCCTGGACATCAAGATCCTGGTCCTCACCGCGATCAAGCTGGCAGGGCGGGACGTGTACTGA
- a CDS encoding Ig-like domain-containing protein, whose amino-acid sequence MSVSSVSVSLTGDGNVDTLLYGRKWGSNSITYSFPADASDLSDYPAGTAIDSSYFSALTAAQQTAVRAALNAWSEVSGLSFTQAATPAQGDIRLYWYLSPDNLTARIVDYPSDQPEGGDLQLGSAAGVASWDPGSYAYFLLLHELGHALGLKHPHDSVNGFPAADSSQDWVGLSVMSYRSQAGGPVEGYSLAAGSYPFRPMLNDIAAIQALYGPNWSTNAGDTTYSFDPTAPVIFMTLWDGGGDDTYNFASYATDLTVSLLPGEWISLGGQQAILDTGSGVRAPGNIANPYLYQGDQRSLIENAIGGSGHDRITGNVADNRLEGRDGNDTLTGGDGNDTLIGGNGNDSLLGGNGSDSLSGGADNDTLEGGAGDDTLEGGSGADVFVFQSGVDAGIDRIADFSADDSILVPVTLSGTVTAGNGAGLGAGDVQVEGAAGVSRLHIGLDGIPGADLVIDLTGPFSKDNFVLTGQEIAYTSDTVLPAVAGIVLMGSPGANATSVTYRVSFDESVLGVTAGDFLLTTTGTASGSISGVTAVSGFQYDVTVTGITGAGTLRLDLAGASDITDLAGNGNGTNGSVPLFAGGDVHTIDATAPLVTSIVRQSPSAATTNADSLTFRITFNEAVSNLDAADFAVAGTTGTVTAVTSAGSNAFDVTVSGGDLASLNGTVTLSFAGGQNITDTAGNALVSTTPTGTNENSYILDNTGVTPVITGIASDTGLSDSDGITSETRLVFGGTAEAGNTVTLRLDGSEIGTVTADGSGHWSIDHRGTLLADGNHTAVATAIDDAGNETTSTAFSLRVDSAAPTFTSGPGSIAEGAAAGTLALQLAVTDASPVSYSLLGGTGVELFDLDPATGRITLAQDVGLDHDGTSSYTLTVRASDVAGNSRDQSFTIAVTNVAPTVPVDTNTAPDRVVEGASAGTRVGITAMATDPGGGTVSWSLTDDAGGRFRIDAATGVVMVRDGGLINYGAATSHTIVVTATDAGGLTASQNFTIAVTQAPDPEPPPPPPPPPPVVVIPPSPPGPPLPPAPPGPPAAPPPPPVVPTTVTATEDGVSVGRGSGSDSLTGRPVEQVVVAPVPTSRQDAGGTPTANADIRLGGSSSVPVLVATLPVGVGLQASGATTLTLAELSAAAGVEAGRIQAAGTVSTGTVDLAGLSTLLPGSTPVTLRTVTPTLTAGSTTPPGQPILLSVPTSTDTSGMVTAVVIDGRSLPSGTNIELRDVDYAVVTGSVFVTGGTGSNVVIGDDARQYIRLGPDDDTLRGGGGDDTVGSGEGRDLLYGDEGNDSVFGGEGYDRLSGGAGDDTIDGGSGVDVVRIEAARSAVTLEATGPWGVRLSGAATGTDVASGVELIRFDDQVVYVTLPVRFEAVQPDGGGAFDEAFYLAQWADVRAAVADGRFQSGLEHYLAFGQAEGRDPTPLFDEEAYLARWADVRVAVEAGQFHSGYEHYLAFGWREDRDPSAWFDLSAYLQRNSDVADAGIDPLRHWLVWGIGEDRIATAADTGLWLA is encoded by the coding sequence ATGTCGGTCTCCAGCGTTTCTGTCAGCCTGACGGGTGATGGCAATGTCGATACTCTGCTCTATGGCAGGAAGTGGGGTTCAAACTCAATCACTTACAGCTTCCCGGCCGACGCGTCTGACCTTTCTGATTACCCGGCCGGCACTGCGATCGATTCTTCTTATTTTTCTGCCCTTACCGCAGCCCAGCAGACGGCCGTCCGGGCCGCCCTGAATGCCTGGTCGGAGGTCAGCGGGCTGAGCTTCACCCAGGCCGCGACACCGGCGCAGGGCGACATCCGCCTCTACTGGTATCTCAGCCCGGACAATCTGACGGCCCGTATCGTCGATTACCCGTCCGACCAGCCCGAAGGCGGGGATCTGCAGCTTGGCAGTGCCGCCGGCGTGGCCAGTTGGGACCCCGGCAGTTACGCCTATTTCCTGCTGCTGCACGAACTGGGGCATGCCCTCGGGCTGAAGCATCCGCACGATTCGGTCAACGGTTTCCCGGCCGCGGATTCATCGCAGGACTGGGTCGGCCTCTCCGTGATGAGCTACCGCAGCCAGGCCGGCGGCCCGGTTGAAGGCTATTCACTCGCGGCGGGTAGCTATCCGTTCAGGCCGATGCTGAACGACATCGCCGCCATCCAGGCCCTGTATGGCCCGAACTGGAGCACCAACGCGGGCGATACGACGTACTCCTTCGATCCGACCGCTCCGGTCATCTTCATGACGCTCTGGGACGGCGGCGGCGACGATACGTACAATTTCGCGAGCTACGCCACGGACCTGACGGTATCGCTGTTGCCGGGCGAATGGATCAGCCTGGGCGGGCAACAGGCCATCCTGGACACGGGCAGCGGTGTGCGGGCACCGGGCAACATCGCCAACCCTTATCTGTACCAGGGCGACCAGCGGTCCCTGATCGAGAATGCGATCGGCGGTTCGGGGCATGACCGCATCACCGGCAACGTCGCCGACAACAGGCTGGAGGGCCGTGACGGGAACGACACGCTGACCGGCGGTGACGGCAACGACACGCTCATCGGCGGGAACGGCAACGACAGCCTTCTCGGCGGGAACGGCTCCGATTCCCTCAGCGGGGGCGCCGACAACGACACGCTGGAGGGCGGGGCCGGCGACGACACCCTGGAAGGCGGGAGCGGTGCCGATGTCTTCGTCTTCCAGTCGGGAGTCGACGCCGGCATCGACCGGATCGCGGATTTCTCGGCCGACGACAGTATTCTCGTGCCCGTCACACTCTCGGGCACGGTCACGGCCGGTAACGGGGCCGGGCTCGGTGCGGGCGATGTCCAGGTGGAGGGGGCGGCGGGCGTCTCACGCCTCCATATCGGGCTGGACGGCATCCCGGGGGCTGATCTGGTGATCGACCTCACGGGCCCCTTCTCCAAGGACAATTTCGTCCTGACGGGCCAGGAGATCGCATATACGTCCGATACCGTCCTGCCGGCCGTCGCAGGCATCGTGCTCATGGGCTCTCCCGGGGCCAACGCCACCTCCGTCACGTACCGGGTCAGCTTCGACGAAAGCGTCCTGGGCGTCACGGCGGGGGATTTCCTCCTGACGACGACGGGAACGGCTTCGGGCAGCATCAGTGGCGTGACGGCGGTCTCCGGCTTCCAGTACGATGTCACGGTGACCGGGATCACGGGGGCGGGCACGCTGCGCCTGGATCTGGCCGGCGCCAGCGATATCACCGACCTTGCCGGCAATGGAAACGGCACCAACGGCAGTGTCCCCCTCTTCGCTGGCGGCGATGTCCACACGATCGACGCCACCGCGCCGCTGGTCACCAGCATCGTGCGGCAGTCGCCGTCCGCCGCCACCACGAACGCCGACAGTCTGACCTTCCGCATCACCTTCAACGAGGCGGTGAGCAACCTCGACGCCGCCGACTTCGCTGTCGCCGGGACGACGGGCACGGTGACGGCCGTGACTTCCGCCGGGAGCAACGCCTTCGATGTGACGGTCAGCGGCGGAGACCTCGCGTCCCTGAACGGAACCGTGACGCTGTCCTTCGCCGGCGGTCAGAACATCACGGACACGGCCGGCAACGCCCTGGTCTCGACGACGCCCACGGGGACGAACGAGAACAGCTATATCCTGGACAACACCGGGGTCACCCCCGTCATTACCGGCATCGCGTCCGATACCGGCCTGTCGGACAGCGACGGGATCACCAGTGAGACCCGGCTGGTCTTCGGCGGGACGGCCGAGGCCGGCAACACGGTGACGCTCCGGCTCGACGGTTCGGAGATCGGGACGGTGACGGCCGACGGGAGCGGGCACTGGAGCATCGACCATCGCGGCACGCTCCTTGCGGATGGCAACCACACGGCCGTCGCCACCGCGATCGACGACGCCGGAAACGAAACCACCTCGACCGCTTTCTCCCTGCGCGTGGACAGTGCGGCCCCGACCTTCACTTCAGGACCCGGCAGCATCGCGGAAGGGGCCGCCGCCGGGACACTGGCGCTCCAGCTTGCCGTGACGGATGCCAGCCCGGTCAGCTACAGCCTGCTCGGCGGCACCGGCGTGGAACTCTTCGATCTCGATCCGGCGACCGGACGGATCACGCTCGCCCAGGATGTCGGGCTCGATCATGACGGGACGAGCAGCTACACCCTCACGGTGCGGGCAAGCGACGTTGCCGGCAACAGCCGCGACCAGAGTTTCACGATTGCCGTGACGAACGTGGCGCCCACGGTGCCCGTCGATACGAACACGGCGCCGGACAGGGTTGTCGAAGGGGCGTCGGCAGGGACGCGGGTGGGGATCACGGCGATGGCCACCGACCCGGGCGGCGGGACGGTAAGCTGGAGCCTGACGGACGATGCCGGCGGGCGGTTCCGGATCGACGCGGCGACAGGTGTCGTGATGGTGCGGGACGGCGGCCTGATCAACTACGGGGCAGCGACCAGCCACACCATCGTCGTGACCGCGACGGACGCCGGCGGGCTGACCGCCTCGCAGAACTTCACGATCGCGGTGACCCAGGCCCCCGATCCGGAGCCGCCGCCTCCACCACCACCACCACCGCCTGTGGTGGTGATCCCGCCGTCGCCGCCAGGGCCGCCGCTGCCGCCGGCGCCGCCGGGACCACCGGCCGCCCCGCCGCCGCCGCCGGTGGTTCCGACGACGGTGACGGCGACGGAGGACGGGGTGTCGGTGGGGCGCGGCAGCGGCAGCGACAGCCTGACCGGGCGGCCGGTGGAGCAGGTCGTGGTGGCGCCGGTTCCGACCAGCCGCCAGGATGCCGGCGGCACGCCGACGGCGAACGCGGACATCCGGCTGGGCGGCAGCAGCAGTGTGCCTGTCCTGGTGGCGACGCTGCCGGTGGGGGTCGGGCTGCAGGCCTCGGGGGCGACGACGCTGACCCTGGCGGAACTCTCCGCAGCGGCGGGGGTGGAGGCCGGGCGCATCCAGGCGGCCGGCACGGTATCGACCGGCACGGTCGATCTGGCGGGCCTGTCGACGCTGCTGCCCGGGAGCACGCCGGTGACGCTGCGGACGGTGACGCCGACGCTGACGGCGGGCAGCACGACACCGCCCGGTCAGCCGATCCTCCTCTCGGTGCCGACCTCGACCGACACGTCGGGGATGGTCACGGCGGTGGTGATCGACGGCCGCTCGCTGCCGTCGGGGACGAACATCGAACTGCGCGACGTTGACTATGCGGTTGTGACGGGCAGCGTGTTCGTGACCGGGGGCACCGGGTCGAACGTGGTGATCGGGGACGATGCGCGGCAGTACATCCGGCTCGGCCCGGACGACGACACGCTGCGCGGCGGCGGCGGCGACGACACGGTGGGGTCGGGGGAGGGCCGCGACCTGCTCTACGGCGACGAGGGCAATGACAGCGTGTTCGGCGGGGAGGGGTATGACCGTCTCTCCGGCGGGGCGGGGGACGACACGATCGACGGCGGCTCGGGGGTCGATGTCGTCCGCATCGAGGCGGCGCGCTCGGCGGTGACGCTGGAGGCGACGGGCCCCTGGGGCGTGCGGCTGAGCGGGGCGGCGACGGGCACGGACGTGGCCAGCGGGGTCGAACTGATCCGGTTCGACGACCAGGTGGTCTATGTCACCCTGCCGGTGCGCTTCGAGGCGGTGCAGCCGGACGGCGGCGGGGCGTTCGACGAGGCCTTCTACCTCGCCCAGTGGGCGGACGTGCGGGCCGCGGTGGCGGACGGCCGGTTCCAGAGCGGCCTGGAGCACTATCTGGCGTTCGGTCAGGCCGAGGGGCGCGACCCGACCCCGCTGTTCGACGAGGAGGCGTACCTGGCCCGCTGGGCCGACGTGCGCGTCGCGGTGGAGGCCGGGCAGTTCCACTCGGGCTACGAGCACTATCTTGCGTTCGGCTGGCGCGAGGACCGCGATCCCTCCGCCTGGTTCGACCTGTCGGCCTATCTGCAGCGCAACTCCGATGTCGCCGACGCCGGCATCGATCCCCTGCGCCACTGGCTCGTCTGGGGCATCGGCGAAGACCGCATCGCCACCGCCGCAGACACCGGCCTCTGGCTCGCCTGA